Genomic DNA from Chelonia mydas isolate rCheMyd1 chromosome 6, rCheMyd1.pri.v2, whole genome shotgun sequence:
GAGGGTTAACTGCCCCCTCTGGAAGCTGCCCTCTCCCTTTTGGGGGCGGACTGAAGGGCCCAGGGTGGCAGATCTCTCCCCCACcttgcccactgccccccccttGGGCTTaatccctggcagtgtctccCACTGGTGCTGCCCCATGAATGTGAcccaccccttccctgtccctgctTTGCCCAGTGCccgcgggctgggctgggctctgagacccacttCATGCCCcctgccaacccctcccccccacgctcCGCAGCACTGCGCTGAGCCACCCCGCTGCACCCCTTGAATGCAAACTTTATTTTGCTGCCGTCCTGCCTCCATTCCCCCTGCCCGAGACGGCATTAAACACAGTGACTGAGCTGTCAGGGCCTGGGAAATATTTGGTGTTTGCTGAGCCCgccctgcacaccagagcagctGGGAAAGGAGCCCTGCTGGAATTTGGCTCCAGCTGTGATGTGttcaaggagtgggggaggggacctGGGCCTTTCCCTCTAGGGGGAGCTGGCTGTGATCCCGTCCCAGGGCAGGGGGGGGAATGGGGCCTGGGGCCTTCCCCTCTAGGGGAGCTGGCTGTGATCCCgtcccagggcaggggtggggaaggggacctggggcctttcccctctagggggagCTGGCTGTGACCCCatcccagggcaggggtggggaatggggacctggggcctttcccctctagggggagCTGGCTGTGAtcctgccagggcagggggtgggaaggggacctTGGGCCTTTCCTCTCTAGGGGAGCTGGCTGTGACCCcatccagggcagggggtggggaatggggcctggggcctttcccctctagggggagCTGGCTGTGATCCcatcccagggcagggggtgggaatgggacctggggcctttcccctctagggggcgcagGCTCTGATCCGGcccaggggggggggggtgctggctggcTCCCGCGAGGGCTGACGGTGTCTCCGGCGCCCCCTGCAGGTGGCGATGGTGGAGGTGCAGCTGGAGAAGTACGACTACCCGCGGGGGCTGCTGATCGCCTTCAGCGCTGCACGACGGTGCTGGTGGCCGTGCACCTCTTCGCCCTCATGGTCAGCACTGCATCTGCCAACATCGAGGCCGTCAGCAACATCCACAACCTCAACTGGTCAACGAGTCGCCCCACGAGCGCATGCACCGCTACATCGAGCTGGCCTGGGGCTTCTCCACCGCCCTGGgcatcttcctcttcctcaccGAGGTGGTGCTCATCTGCTGGGTCAAGTTCATGCCCGTGGGCCGCGGCGGCTGGGACGCCGCCGTGGCCTCCACCGTCATCATGGTGCCGGTGGGGTGGTGTTCGTGGTGTTCGCCCTCCACTTCTACCGCTCGCTGGTGAGCCACAAGACCGACCGGCAccagcaggagctggaggagctCAGCAAGATTAAGTACCAGCTGGACGGGGAGGCGACCGGGGTGCAACTGTGTGAGGCCGGATCCgggcgcgccccccccccccactccgacGCATGCGAGCGCCTGGAGCGGGCTGCTGCCCCGGGGATGGCCGGAAGACATTCGCGGCTCCCCCCCCGAGCAGAGGCTGCGTAAGCCGGACAGGAGAGACGGCGGCTGGCTGGGGGATGATCCACAGCTGGGGTCGTTCTCCGCCGTCTTCTCCTCCTTCCTCGGCTGCTTTTGGGCTGGGTTTTCCGTACCACGCCGCCCCAGTCGTGGGGAAGTGGGGCTGGTTTCTCCGACCCGACCAGGCACTGCCCAGGAGATGCCAGCTGGGCGAACTGCCCTGTCCCCTCTTCTTCCCGTGCTTCCCCTGCTGGGGCTATGGTAATGGGCtcgtggtgggggtggggagggggtgctgtgtGGGGCACGCAGGTACCGATCGGGGGAATGTATAGCCACTGATAGGACCAAGCTGGGGTCTGCAGTGGGGCAAACGCACAGATCTGGGGCTCGCCCACCCGTCAGGTACAgcgggcccagagctgggggtagaTGCTGGGGTGTTATTCTCAACCATGTTGCCTCCGCGCTGCCCCCTAGTGGGGGATCTCCGCATCGACGGCCTCTCCAGCCTTCGGTGGCTATGGGAGTGGGGCACTTGTCCCAGAGGCTCCTGGGCTGAGGGCCAGccaaccccccagccctgtcctggagGGGAAGGCTCcgtgcccccctgagccagccagttccaGCTGGTTGGAGCCTGTGTCCTTTTCCCCACTCGTCATTAAATAGAATTAGTGACTCACTAGCTGATCTCGCGACTTTTGCTCTCTAGCTCCGGCCAAGTGCCCCACTGCAGAGAACAAAACGGTAGCTACCATTAAT
This window encodes:
- the ORAI3 gene encoding LOW QUALITY PROTEIN: protein orai-3 (The sequence of the model RefSeq protein was modified relative to this genomic sequence to represent the inferred CDS: inserted 3 bases in 3 codons; deleted 2 bases in 1 codon) is translated as MKAGGGAEGEGAGRRGEREPLNPSGDTLGVSPTYREFVRHSYLELMGANQHSLHALNWRRLYLSRAKLKASSRTSALLSGFAMVAMVEVQLEKYDYPRGLLIAFSXCTTVLVAVHLFALMVSTASANIEAVSNIHNLNXVNESPHERMHRYIELAWGFSTALGIFLFLTEVVLICWVKFMPVGRGGWDAAVASTVIMVPXGVVFVVFALHFYRSLVSHKTDRHQQELEELSKIKYQLDGEATGVQLCEAGSGRAPPPHSDACERLERAAAPGMAGRHSRLPPRAEAA